The Vicinamibacterales bacterium genomic interval GAGGCACCGAGGGTCCGGCGACGACACGCTGGGCCGAGCGCATGGGCGCGACGCGCGTGGCGACCTTCGCGGACGGCGACGTCCTGCTGGCGGTCCCGCGGCCGTAGCCGGACGGCGTGGTAGTCTCGCAGCCGGCGGTTTCCGCGCGTCCGATGCATCCCGTTCAGCTGGCCCTGCTCGCCGCCGAAGCGCTCGTGATGACGCTCGTCGTCTTCGGGCTCTTTCGTACCAGGGCCGTGACAGGACGCTCCTCGTTGTACGTGGTGCTCGGCGGCGTGCTCTACCTGCTGTCCGCCACGCCGCTGCGCGTCGAGATCGCTCCGGGGTGGACCGCACAACCCACCTCTGCCGTGATGCTGGGCGTCACGTTGACGGCCGTGCTGCTGGTGCATGCGGCCGAAGGCACCAGGCACACGCGCCGCCTGGTCTACGCGCTGGCGCTGGGCAACGCCGCGCTCACCTTCGTCGCGCTGGTCATCGCCCAGCACGCGCGCATTCCAGGCGCCGAGGTTCCGCTGGCGCTCACCTCCGGGATCGTGGCCCGGGATGCCGCGGAAGCCCTCGTCAGGGCCACGGGCCTCTACGCCCTGCTGCTCGGCGTCGTGCTGGCGTACGAAGCGGCAGGGATCGTGGTCGTGTCGGTGCCGACGCGGGCCGCGGCGGCGCTCGTGGCGGCGCTGGTCACGGGCGCTGGCGTGATGGCCGCCGTCACGCAGTGGGAGCAGCCGTACCTCCAGCAGGTGATCGCAGTCGAGGCCGCCTGCGGAGCGGCGGTGGCGATCTGGTACGGCGGGTGTCTGTGGGCGTACCTCCGCCTTTTCGAGCCGAAGGTGGCCGCGGCCTCCGGCACCGGAGAGGTTTCCGACGTCTGGCAGGAGCTGACCTACCGCCAGCTGTACGAGCAGGCGCAGTCACGGCTCACCCGCGACTCGCTGACCGGCGTCCACAACCGCGGCTATTTCGACGAGGCCTTCGCGCGGGCCGTGGCACACGCCGCGCGCTACCAGGAGCACATGAGCGTGCTCATCGCCGACGCCGACCGGTTCAAGTCCATCAACGACCGGCACTCGCACCTGGTGGGCGACGAGGTGCTGCGGCGCTTCGCCGGGACCCTGGTCGAGGTCGCCCGGTCGTCCGACATCGTCTGCCGGTACGGCGGCGACGAGTTCGTCGTGATCCTGCCCAACGCCACGAAGGTCAACGCACAGGCCCTGGCCCGCCGCTTCCAGCGCCGCCTCCGCGAGCGCCCCCTGGCGCCGCCCCAGGGACTGGAAGCCGTGGAGATCTCGGCCACGGTCGGCATCGCCTCGCTGCTGGAGGACGCGCCGGACGGCGGAGCGCCCGACGCGCTGCTGCGCCTGGCCGACCAGCGCCTCTACGCGGGCAAGCGCGCCGGGCGCGATCGCGTCGTCGCGGATGACGCGGCCGCGCTTCGGGAGTAGCGAGTCGTACGCCGGCGCGTGCCGGTGGCCTGAGTC includes:
- a CDS encoding GGDEF domain-containing protein; protein product: MHPVQLALLAAEALVMTLVVFGLFRTRAVTGRSSLYVVLGGVLYLLSATPLRVEIAPGWTAQPTSAVMLGVTLTAVLLVHAAEGTRHTRRLVYALALGNAALTFVALVIAQHARIPGAEVPLALTSGIVARDAAEALVRATGLYALLLGVVLAYEAAGIVVVSVPTRAAAALVAALVTGAGVMAAVTQWEQPYLQQVIAVEAACGAAVAIWYGGCLWAYLRLFEPKVAAASGTGEVSDVWQELTYRQLYEQAQSRLTRDSLTGVHNRGYFDEAFARAVAHAARYQEHMSVLIADADRFKSINDRHSHLVGDEVLRRFAGTLVEVARSSDIVCRYGGDEFVVILPNATKVNAQALARRFQRRLRERPLAPPQGLEAVEISATVGIASLLEDAPDGGAPDALLRLADQRLYAGKRAGRDRVVADDAAALRE